In bacterium, the following are encoded in one genomic region:
- a CDS encoding metal-dependent transcriptional regulator: MKTIFNLTRTGARAGTKEIAGILAVSQASVTGYLQRLAAEQPPLVDYRKRGGAMLTSEGERWALKVIRHHRLLETFLHRVLGYSWDRVHDEACRLEHVISEEFEEKVAELLGNPTHDPHGDPIPDRDLNMPDARSLSLAELQPGDDAVVERVSDSDAELLRFLWERDVVPGKRLTVEGLSPFDRNMTIQVHGVCGTVVLGPMVAQQIFVQSEG, translated from the coding sequence TTGAAAACCATTTTCAACCTCACGCGCACGGGTGCGCGGGCCGGGACGAAGGAAATTGCGGGAATTCTGGCAGTCTCGCAGGCTTCCGTCACGGGATACCTGCAGCGGCTCGCGGCGGAGCAGCCCCCACTTGTGGATTATCGCAAGCGCGGTGGCGCGATGCTTACGTCCGAGGGCGAGCGCTGGGCGCTGAAAGTGATTCGACATCACCGTCTGCTGGAAACCTTTTTGCATCGCGTGCTTGGATATTCGTGGGACCGCGTGCACGACGAAGCCTGTCGGCTCGAACACGTAATTTCGGAGGAGTTCGAGGAAAAAGTCGCGGAATTACTTGGCAATCCCACCCATGACCCGCATGGGGATCCGATTCCCGACCGCGACCTGAACATGCCGGATGCGCGATCCCTTTCGCTTGCCGAACTGCAACCTGGGGACGATGCGGTGGTCGAGCGCGTCAGCGACAGCGATGCGGAGCTTCTGCGTTTTCTCTGGGAGCGCGATGTCGTACCAGGCAAGCGCCTGACGGTGGAGGGACTCTCCCCTTTCGACCGAAACATGACCATACAGGTGCATGGCGTATGCGGCACCGTCGTGCTTGGTCCCATGGTCGCACAGCAAATCTTTGTACAGAGCGAGGGGTGA
- a CDS encoding DtxR family transcriptional regulator gives MSQPLINLIIFTLIVAVTWLGWRYGRHFLRLLRRNREFTARVLREDVLKFLVELGLNDSVAEERDVLRALQLEEQELRPVLSDLRQHGMLGEELELTEKGREYALRIMRAHRLYERYLADETGYEETEWHRRADEYEHRMTDSEVAGLARQLGNPTHDPHGDPIPAHDGYVAYYKNSMPLSELPAGREARIVHVEDEPEEAYAQLVAAGVASGQQLHLLRNSGGELTCACEGRELNLSSAVAGNVTVVPIEEKAEEQTHAATVDGRSLADLRPGEFATVLSLSKRIRGSERRRLLDLGLLPGTRVSAEMRSAGGDPVAYDIRGSLIALRRKLAELILVQAADGAADNAPPTILSTESHTEE, from the coding sequence ATGTCACAACCATTGATAAACCTCATCATCTTTACGCTCATCGTCGCAGTTACCTGGCTGGGTTGGCGGTATGGACGCCATTTCCTGCGTCTGCTGCGCCGTAACCGGGAATTCACGGCGCGTGTACTGCGAGAAGACGTTCTCAAATTCCTGGTCGAACTCGGGCTCAATGACAGTGTGGCCGAAGAAAGGGATGTGCTGCGCGCATTGCAACTCGAAGAGCAGGAACTGCGTCCGGTACTCTCAGATCTCCGACAGCACGGAATGCTGGGCGAAGAACTTGAGCTCACAGAAAAGGGACGAGAATACGCGCTCCGCATCATGCGCGCGCACCGGCTGTACGAACGCTACCTGGCTGATGAAACCGGGTATGAGGAAACCGAGTGGCATCGCAGGGCGGATGAATATGAACACAGGATGACGGACAGCGAAGTGGCAGGACTGGCCCGCCAGCTCGGGAATCCCACGCATGATCCGCATGGCGATCCAATTCCCGCGCACGACGGCTACGTCGCCTATTATAAAAACAGCATGCCGCTCAGCGAACTGCCCGCGGGCAGGGAAGCACGTATCGTGCACGTAGAAGACGAACCGGAGGAAGCGTATGCGCAGCTTGTCGCCGCAGGCGTGGCAAGTGGACAACAGCTCCACCTGCTGCGGAATTCTGGTGGAGAGCTGACCTGTGCCTGCGAAGGACGCGAGTTGAACCTCTCATCTGCCGTCGCCGGGAATGTCACGGTCGTACCAATCGAGGAAAAGGCAGAGGAACAAACACACGCCGCAACTGTCGATGGACGCTCGTTGGCGGATCTGCGTCCCGGCGAATTTGCCACCGTACTCAGCCTTTCAAAGCGCATCCGTGGCAGTGAGCGCAGGCGTCTGCTTGATCTCGGACTTCTGCCCGGTACACGTGTGAGTGCGGAAATGCGCAGTGCCGGCGGTGATCCGGTCGCGTATGATATTCGCGGCTCACTCATCGCGCTGCGCCGCAAACTCGCGGAACTCATCCTTGTCCAGGCTGCGGATGGTGCAGCGGACAATGCTCCGCCTACCATCCTTTCAACGGAATCGCACACTGAGGAATAG
- a CDS encoding SRPBCC family protein — MGTFTVKLHRILHAPPERVYRAFLDPGALVKWMAPHGFTGKVHHIDAKVGGTYKMSFTNFSTGTVHAFGGTYTEIIPNEKLVYIDVFDDPGLEGEMEVTITLKEVSVGTELRIVQAGVPDLIPEDACYLGWQESLQLFALLVEAEVPDGA, encoded by the coding sequence ATGGGAACGTTTACCGTGAAACTGCATCGCATTCTGCATGCGCCGCCCGAACGCGTCTATCGCGCTTTTCTTGATCCGGGTGCTCTGGTGAAATGGATGGCGCCGCATGGCTTTACCGGGAAGGTACATCACATCGATGCGAAGGTGGGTGGGACGTACAAGATGTCGTTCACGAATTTCAGCACCGGTACCGTACACGCATTCGGCGGAACCTACACCGAGATCATCCCGAATGAAAAGCTGGTGTATATCGACGTGTTCGACGATCCAGGCCTTGAGGGAGAGATGGAGGTGACGATTACACTCAAGGAAGTGTCGGTTGGGACAGAACTGCGTATCGTGCAAGCTGGCGTTCCTGACCTGATTCCTGAGGACGCCTGTTACCTGGGATGGCAGGAGTCACTGCAACTGTTCGCGCTGCTCGTCGAAGCTGAGGTCCCCGACGGTGCCTGA
- the gatB gene encoding Asp-tRNA(Asn)/Glu-tRNA(Gln) amidotransferase subunit GatB, translating to MSVDVVIGLEIHAQLLTRSKAFCGCAVDEEAAPNTRCCPVCLGHPGAMPVLNAALPQAAVMLGSALQCDIRSTSTFSRKHYFYPDLVKGYQITQYRDPICANGAMSYINASGEADNVRLTRIHMEEDAAKMKHTEDGSLVDYNRAGTPLLEIVTAPDFDNPADAAAFMKSLRQLLRWLNLSDGDMERGSLRCDANISLRNADGSAGERTEIKNLNSFRSVERALAWEILRQRRMQESGGTIEAATLLWDEDAQEARIMRGKESAAEYHYLPEPDLPPVLVTSEMLQSARDTLPELPFERWSRYVEDFGLSPQAATTLTNEKTFSFYYEQLIKRLPIENAPVIAAKWMTGEVLRDMHTFGDTTPCTSATSLARLIMRVEDGTISYSAAKEVLPALRTGEDVDALIDNMELRQLHNPTLLHQYIVEILDDFPDQLAKYCEGKQQLFGFFMGQLMQRTDGRAEPITSKSLLTELLTERCARGAS from the coding sequence ATGAGTGTTGACGTTGTCATAGGACTGGAAATCCACGCGCAGCTGCTGACACGCAGCAAAGCGTTCTGCGGTTGCGCCGTGGATGAGGAAGCCGCGCCGAACACGCGCTGCTGTCCGGTCTGTCTCGGCCACCCGGGTGCGATGCCCGTGCTGAACGCGGCGCTCCCGCAGGCAGCCGTGATGCTGGGGAGTGCATTGCAATGCGACATCCGATCGACATCCACTTTCTCCCGCAAACATTATTTCTACCCCGACCTGGTCAAGGGCTATCAGATCACGCAGTACCGGGATCCCATCTGTGCGAACGGTGCGATGTCTTACATCAATGCCTCAGGGGAAGCGGACAATGTGCGCCTGACGCGCATACACATGGAGGAAGACGCCGCGAAGATGAAGCATACGGAAGATGGGTCGCTTGTAGACTATAACCGCGCAGGTACGCCGCTGCTCGAGATTGTCACAGCGCCCGATTTCGACAATCCCGCCGACGCTGCCGCGTTTATGAAATCCCTGCGCCAGCTGCTGCGCTGGCTCAACCTGAGTGACGGAGATATGGAACGGGGATCGCTGCGCTGTGATGCCAACATCTCACTTCGCAACGCGGACGGCAGTGCGGGAGAGCGCACAGAGATCAAGAACCTGAATTCTTTCCGCAGCGTCGAACGCGCACTCGCGTGGGAAATCCTTCGACAGCGCCGCATGCAAGAGAGCGGCGGCACCATCGAGGCGGCGACGCTTTTGTGGGACGAGGATGCGCAGGAGGCACGCATCATGCGTGGCAAGGAAAGCGCAGCAGAATATCACTATCTGCCTGAGCCCGATCTCCCTCCTGTCCTTGTCACATCTGAGATGCTGCAGTCTGCGCGCGACACGCTTCCCGAACTTCCCTTCGAGCGCTGGTCGCGGTATGTCGAAGATTTCGGACTGTCACCGCAGGCTGCGACCACGCTTACGAACGAAAAGACCTTCTCTTTCTACTATGAGCAGCTGATCAAGCGGCTTCCGATTGAAAATGCACCTGTCATCGCCGCAAAGTGGATGACCGGAGAGGTCCTGCGCGACATGCACACCTTCGGTGACACCACACCTTGTACATCGGCAACTTCGCTGGCACGTCTGATCATGCGCGTGGAGGATGGTACAATCAGTTATTCCGCTGCGAAGGAGGTGCTTCCCGCGCTGCGTACAGGTGAGGACGTTGATGCGCTTATCGATAATATGGAGCTTCGACAACTGCACAATCCCACCCTCTTGCATCAGTATATCGTAGAGATCCTGGATGATTTCCCTGACCAACTGGCAAAATACTGCGAAGGGAAACAGCAGCTCTTCGGATTCTTCATGGGACAACTCATGCAACGCACCGATGGGAGAGCGGAACCGATCACAAGCAAATCACTGCTCACAGAGCTTCTGACAGAACGCTGCGCGAGAGGTGCATCCTGA
- a CDS encoding glycosyltransferase produces the protein METTLFTVFILSAVLTALGFVFIYLGWRRALRIPPQSTRHEEITVVVAAHNEAARIPRLLASLAAQRFPKELLHVLVVDDRSEDGTAAVVERATGALQLRLLRIDSVPDDVSPKKFALHRGISEAQTDIVLLTDADCEAGEEWAGAMLRTLQRGNDVAAGLAPLRSTRYAHSAYSSFDACRTLAMMSAATAWGVPYMATGRSWGFRREAYERCGGLEPLFGQLGGDDDLLLQRMHAQGARIGMCIEQDAMVWSSTPASWRALLRQKLRHYRVGASYQGRGAWLLGIFLGVELLTVLTGLILIAVLPGMQKLLPPIFIVWTLWYATGFLVAPFKWMDAERSRIQLVKWEAFHIFYSVIVSLLSHIRPSRW, from the coding sequence ATGGAGACCACTCTTTTCACCGTGTTCATCCTCAGCGCCGTGCTCACAGCACTCGGTTTCGTATTCATCTATCTCGGGTGGCGACGCGCATTGCGTATTCCGCCGCAATCGACACGGCATGAGGAAATAACCGTTGTGGTTGCAGCGCATAATGAAGCGGCGCGCATCCCTCGCCTGCTCGCGTCGCTTGCAGCACAGCGTTTCCCGAAGGAACTGCTGCATGTCCTTGTCGTCGATGATCGCAGTGAGGACGGCACGGCAGCGGTGGTGGAGCGTGCCACAGGTGCACTGCAGCTGCGGTTGCTGCGCATCGACAGCGTCCCTGACGATGTTTCTCCGAAAAAGTTTGCGCTTCATCGCGGAATCAGCGAAGCGCAGACGGACATCGTGCTCCTGACGGATGCGGATTGTGAGGCGGGGGAAGAATGGGCAGGGGCAATGCTGCGCACATTGCAGCGCGGGAATGATGTCGCAGCGGGACTCGCGCCCCTGCGATCAACACGATATGCACATTCTGCATATTCCTCATTCGATGCATGCCGTACGCTTGCGATGATGTCCGCTGCCACGGCCTGGGGCGTCCCGTACATGGCAACGGGACGCAGCTGGGGATTTCGCCGCGAGGCGTATGAGCGGTGCGGCGGACTCGAACCGCTGTTCGGGCAGCTCGGGGGAGACGACGACCTGCTGCTGCAGCGTATGCATGCACAGGGCGCGCGCATCGGCATGTGCATCGAACAGGATGCGATGGTCTGGTCCTCCACTCCCGCCTCCTGGCGCGCACTGCTGCGCCAGAAACTCAGGCATTACCGTGTCGGGGCGTCGTATCAGGGACGCGGCGCATGGCTGCTCGGGATCTTCCTCGGGGTCGAACTGCTGACGGTACTCACCGGTCTCATCCTCATCGCTGTTCTTCCCGGCATGCAAAAACTGCTCCCTCCCATTTTCATCGTATGGACGCTCTGGTACGCGACAGGCTTTCTCGTCGCCCCGTTCAAATGGATGGACGCAGAGCGCTCGCGGATACAGCTTGTGAAATGGGAAGCGTTTCATATTTTTTACTCCGTGATCGTATCCCTTTTGTCTCACATCCGTCCTTCACGCTGGTAG
- a CDS encoding class I SAM-dependent methyltransferase codes for MQQKTHSVPRIVPTPSRKVESAHDDEHPTTSHPATSHLDTAHPDYPRWKRAAENAVLRGSLVCRLLSEAIPLREARVLDAGCGVGGTSIALADAGADVTAVDRNPARLTMLQENQSRIEAEAGDLTSLRFADRSFDAAVLQDVIEHVTDPQLVLREMARVLRPSGILYLSTPNRNALPNLVADPHFGLPLVSRKSREELRPILRRRRPSDADRDDLAQLLSAEQLSALLGNAGFSWRYVNRAAAKQLFTHPETVVWSDMHLRIVRALRATGLQYPLRVLVRDTPGIFNRWLNPTWYILARKEGA; via the coding sequence ATGCAGCAGAAGACACATAGCGTCCCGCGCATTGTACCGACACCTTCACGTAAGGTCGAGTCTGCACATGATGACGAGCATCCCACAACGTCGCACCCCGCAACGTCGCACCTTGACACCGCGCATCCCGACTATCCACGGTGGAAGCGTGCTGCCGAGAATGCCGTCCTTCGCGGATCGCTGGTCTGCCGTCTGCTCTCCGAAGCCATCCCACTTCGTGAGGCAAGGGTGCTGGATGCCGGTTGCGGTGTGGGTGGCACGAGCATTGCTCTTGCCGATGCAGGGGCGGACGTTACGGCAGTTGACAGAAATCCCGCTCGTCTCACCATGCTGCAGGAGAACCAAAGCCGTATCGAGGCAGAAGCTGGCGACCTGACTTCCCTTCGTTTTGCAGACCGCAGTTTTGATGCCGCGGTGCTGCAGGATGTTATCGAACATGTTACGGATCCACAGCTTGTGCTTCGCGAAATGGCACGCGTACTGCGTCCCTCCGGCATCCTCTATCTCAGCACGCCGAACAGGAATGCCCTGCCGAATCTCGTGGCAGACCCCCATTTCGGACTGCCGCTGGTGAGCCGAAAATCGCGTGAAGAATTGCGTCCCATCCTGCGCCGACGTCGTCCCTCGGACGCCGACCGCGATGATCTTGCACAGCTGCTCAGTGCCGAGCAGCTCAGCGCATTGCTCGGCAACGCCGGATTCAGCTGGCGTTATGTCAATCGCGCCGCCGCGAAACAACTGTTCACGCATCCCGAAACCGTGGTGTGGAGCGACATGCATCTGCGCATTGTGCGCGCACTGCGGGCGACGGGACTACAGTACCCGCTTCGCGTCCTGGTGCGTGATACCCCGGGGATATTCAATCGGTGGCTCAACCCCACCTGGTACATTCTTGCGAGAAAGGAAGGCGCATGA
- a CDS encoding SPASM domain-containing protein, with the protein MTLRTVRNLLRCFTLRRAWNFLRMSISYQLSARTGRSIVWGKPWTLTIEPTNRCNLSCPECPSGNGAMVRAMGLMPMDEFRRLVDEVRHEVFYLQLFFQGEPFIHNELLDMVRYARNRRMYVSISTNAHYLRSSKAREVIASGLDRLIISIDGLTQEVYEQYRVGGSLAKVHEALENLDAARRETKRSCTELTLQLLVTKQNEEQLPKLQALAAKYHAQVALKTMQVYSIEGAEKFLPSNPKYSRYENVDGELRTRNALHNRCVRLWERSVVTWDGVVVPCCFDKDAEYPLGQLNGRSFADIWQSEEYHDFRRRILHDRRSIEMCRNCTEGLRIYR; encoded by the coding sequence ATGACACTGCGCACTGTTCGAAATCTTCTTCGCTGTTTCACCCTTCGCCGTGCCTGGAATTTCCTGAGGATGTCGATTTCCTATCAGCTCTCCGCGCGTACCGGACGCAGCATCGTGTGGGGGAAACCGTGGACGCTGACGATAGAGCCGACAAACCGCTGCAACCTCAGCTGTCCCGAATGTCCTTCAGGCAACGGAGCCATGGTGCGAGCGATGGGACTGATGCCGATGGACGAATTCCGTCGCCTGGTGGATGAGGTCCGTCACGAAGTGTTTTATCTGCAGCTGTTCTTCCAGGGGGAACCCTTCATTCACAATGAACTGCTGGACATGGTGCGGTATGCGCGCAACCGCCGCATGTACGTCTCCATCAGCACCAATGCACATTACCTTCGTTCATCAAAAGCCCGCGAGGTCATAGCGAGCGGACTCGACAGGCTCATTATCTCCATAGACGGACTCACACAGGAGGTGTACGAGCAGTACCGTGTTGGCGGCAGCCTTGCAAAAGTACATGAAGCGCTCGAGAACCTCGACGCTGCCCGACGCGAGACGAAACGCAGCTGCACCGAACTCACACTGCAGCTTCTCGTGACGAAACAAAACGAAGAACAACTGCCCAAGCTGCAAGCGCTCGCCGCGAAATATCATGCACAGGTGGCGCTCAAGACCATGCAGGTGTACTCGATTGAAGGCGCGGAGAAATTTCTCCCGAGCAACCCGAAGTATTCCCGTTACGAAAATGTCGATGGCGAGTTGCGCACGCGCAATGCGCTGCACAATCGCTGCGTGCGACTGTGGGAGCGCAGTGTCGTGACCTGGGATGGTGTCGTCGTGCCCTGCTGTTTCGACAAGGACGCCGAGTATCCCCTCGGTCAACTCAACGGCCGCAGCTTCGCGGACATCTGGCAATCAGAAGAATATCACGACTTCCGCCGCCGCATCCTCCATGATCGCCGCAGTATAGAGATGTGCCGCAACTGCACCGAAGGCCTCCGCATATACCGATGA
- a CDS encoding ABC transporter permease: MTFGIDIIGRRTIGFFTELGQVSRLQWNILRSMHRLFRDRHLVIEQMAHIGVGSLPLVLIIGLFTGMVSSWQAAYQFQGMISFSLIGGAVSRAIFIELGPVLTAIVIAGRVGASIAAEIGTMKVTEQIDALESMAINPVRYLAMPRFLGAVLMMPVLVVFANGIALIGAFAVANFFLDLTPQVFFGSVERFFQSKDIISGIIKSLAFGGVTSILGCHIGFKTAGGAEGVGRSTIRAFVLSSAMILILDYTLWIIIF; encoded by the coding sequence ATGACGTTCGGCATAGACATAATTGGCCGGAGGACGATCGGCTTTTTCACGGAGCTGGGACAGGTCAGCAGGCTGCAGTGGAATATTCTGCGCAGCATGCATCGTCTGTTCAGGGACAGGCATCTGGTGATCGAGCAGATGGCGCATATCGGCGTAGGATCGCTGCCGCTTGTACTCATTATCGGTCTGTTCACCGGCATGGTTTCTTCGTGGCAGGCTGCATATCAGTTCCAGGGGATGATCAGCTTTTCACTGATCGGCGGTGCGGTGAGCCGCGCAATCTTCATTGAGCTGGGTCCCGTACTCACCGCCATTGTCATCGCGGGACGCGTGGGAGCTTCGATCGCGGCAGAAATCGGAACGATGAAGGTCACCGAGCAGATCGATGCACTCGAGAGCATGGCAATCAATCCAGTGCGTTACCTGGCCATGCCACGTTTCCTCGGTGCAGTGCTCATGATGCCTGTGCTGGTCGTCTTTGCGAACGGGATTGCACTCATCGGTGCCTTTGCCGTTGCGAACTTCTTTCTGGACCTTACTCCCCAGGTTTTCTTCGGCAGCGTCGAGCGTTTTTTCCAGTCGAAGGACATTATTTCCGGTATCATCAAGTCCCTCGCCTTCGGCGGAGTCACCTCGATTCTCGGCTGCCACATCGGCTTCAAGACCGCTGGAGGCGCGGAAGGGGTCGGCCGTTCGACAATTCGTGCTTTTGTGCTTTCTTCCGCCATGATCCTGATTCTTGACTATACGCTCTGGATCATCATTTTTTAG
- a CDS encoding ATP-dependent Clp protease ATP-binding subunit: protein MEGNFSNRVQEVIRLSREEALRLGHDYIGTEHLLLGIIREGEGIAVKILRNLGCDLYQVKKSIEDTVRSSGGTITIGNIPLTKQAEKVLKITYLEAKLYKSEVIGTEHLLLSLLRDDDNIAAQILNQFNVQYDLVRNELDNIISGKPSSPAASQEPGKAPERSSEGTHAQAEKRSERVKTPVLDNFGRDLTKLAIEDKLDPIVGREKEIERVAQVLSRRKKNNPVLIGEPGVGKTAIAEGLALRIVQKKVSRVLHNKRVVTLDLAALVAGTKYRGQFEERMKAVMNELEKARDIILFIDELHTIVGAGGASGSLDASNMFKPALARGDIQCIGATTLDEYRQNIEKDGALDRRFQKIMVDATTVEETIQILDNIKHKYEEHHNVLYAKRAIDDCVRLSDRYITDRFLPDKAIDVMDEAGARVHLENIVVPKNIVTLEEEIEKIKSEKNQVVRNQNFEEAARLRDIEKKLLNELDEAKREWETQSQSIVHDVDEEVIADVVSMMTGIPVNRIAQSESQKLLKMGDELKTEIIGQDEAIDKLVRAIRRTRAGLKDPMRPIGSFVFLGPTGVGKTELAKVLARYLFDSEDALVRIDMSEYMEKFSVSRLVGAPPGYVGYEEGGQLTEKIRRKPYSVVLLDEIEKAHPDVFNILLQVLDDGIITDGLGRRVDFKNTILIMTSNIGAREIRQEGVFGFGEEPEEKHQYRDMKKTLEDSMKKLFNPEFINRIDESIVFHSLTKEHIKEIIDISTKKLFDRLGHMGLALEFTADAKDFLAEKGFDPNYGARPLRRALQNYIEDPLAEEILRGRFPEGSTILVTLAEDKHGFEFSNTTDDGSGNSPAEETSIVDESDDKSDDSTE, encoded by the coding sequence ATGGAAGGCAATTTTTCAAACAGAGTGCAGGAGGTCATCCGGCTCAGTCGCGAAGAAGCGCTGCGGCTTGGACATGATTACATTGGCACCGAGCATCTCCTGCTTGGCATTATCCGCGAAGGGGAAGGCATCGCTGTCAAAATCCTCCGCAATCTCGGCTGCGACCTCTACCAGGTGAAGAAGAGCATCGAAGACACCGTTCGCTCATCCGGCGGTACCATTACGATCGGTAATATCCCGCTGACAAAGCAGGCCGAGAAAGTTCTCAAGATCACCTACCTCGAGGCAAAACTCTATAAGAGTGAAGTCATCGGAACGGAGCATCTTCTCCTTTCCCTGCTGAGGGACGATGACAACATCGCTGCACAGATTCTCAACCAGTTCAATGTGCAGTACGACCTCGTGCGCAATGAACTCGACAACATTATCAGCGGCAAGCCCTCCTCACCTGCCGCTTCGCAGGAGCCGGGAAAGGCACCCGAGCGGAGTAGCGAAGGCACGCATGCACAGGCGGAGAAGCGATCCGAACGCGTGAAGACGCCGGTGCTCGATAACTTTGGACGCGACCTGACCAAACTGGCGATCGAAGACAAGCTCGATCCCATCGTGGGACGCGAAAAAGAGATCGAACGCGTTGCCCAGGTGCTGTCTCGCCGCAAGAAAAACAATCCCGTGCTCATCGGTGAACCGGGTGTCGGTAAAACGGCGATTGCCGAGGGACTCGCCCTCCGCATTGTGCAGAAGAAAGTATCACGCGTATTGCACAACAAGCGTGTGGTGACGCTGGATCTCGCAGCCCTGGTCGCGGGCACCAAGTACCGCGGACAGTTCGAGGAACGCATGAAGGCCGTGATGAACGAGCTCGAGAAGGCACGTGACATCATTCTCTTCATCGACGAGCTGCACACCATCGTGGGTGCCGGCGGGGCCTCGGGCTCACTCGATGCATCGAACATGTTCAAGCCCGCGCTCGCACGCGGTGACATTCAGTGCATCGGCGCGACGACGCTTGACGAGTACCGCCAGAACATCGAAAAGGATGGCGCGCTCGATCGCCGTTTCCAGAAAATCATGGTCGACGCCACAACAGTGGAAGAAACCATTCAGATTCTCGATAACATCAAGCACAAGTACGAAGAGCATCACAACGTACTCTACGCCAAACGTGCAATCGACGATTGCGTGCGTCTGAGCGACCGCTATATCACCGACCGCTTCCTGCCGGACAAAGCCATCGACGTGATGGACGAAGCAGGCGCCCGCGTGCATCTCGAGAACATCGTCGTTCCGAAAAACATCGTCACGCTGGAAGAAGAAATCGAGAAGATCAAAAGCGAGAAGAACCAGGTCGTGCGCAACCAGAACTTCGAAGAAGCCGCACGGCTGCGCGACATTGAGAAAAAGCTTCTGAACGAACTTGATGAAGCAAAGCGTGAGTGGGAAACCCAGTCACAGAGTATCGTCCATGACGTGGATGAAGAGGTGATCGCCGACGTCGTTTCGATGATGACCGGTATCCCGGTCAACCGCATCGCACAGTCGGAGTCCCAGAAACTGCTCAAAATGGGCGACGAGCTGAAGACCGAGATTATCGGACAGGATGAAGCGATCGACAAACTGGTGCGTGCCATCAGGCGAACACGTGCAGGACTCAAAGATCCCATGCGTCCCATTGGTTCCTTCGTTTTCCTCGGTCCCACAGGCGTCGGAAAAACTGAACTCGCCAAGGTGCTCGCCCGCTACCTCTTTGATTCCGAAGATGCGCTGGTGCGCATCGATATGAGTGAGTACATGGAGAAATTCTCCGTTTCCCGCCTGGTCGGTGCTCCTCCAGGATACGTCGGGTATGAAGAAGGCGGCCAGCTGACCGAAAAAATCCGTCGCAAACCGTATTCCGTCGTGCTGCTCGATGAAATCGAGAAAGCGCATCCGGACGTGTTCAATATTCTGCTGCAGGTGCTCGATGATGGTATTATCACCGACGGACTGGGCCGCAGGGTGGATTTCAAGAACACCATTCTCATCATGACCTCGAACATCGGGGCACGAGAGATTCGCCAGGAAGGTGTATTCGGTTTCGGTGAGGAACCGGAAGAGAAGCATCAGTATCGAGATATGAAGAAGACGCTTGAAGACTCAATGAAGAAGCTCTTCAATCCAGAATTCATCAATCGTATTGACGAAAGCATCGTGTTCCATTCCCTCACCAAAGAGCATATCAAGGAAATCATCGACATTTCCACAAAGAAGCTCTTCGATCGTCTCGGACATATGGGGCTTGCGCTCGAGTTTACGGCAGATGCCAAAGACTTTCTCGCCGAAAAGGGCTTCGATCCTAATTACGGAGCACGTCCCCTGCGCCGTGCGCTGCAGAATTACATCGAAGATCCCCTCGCCGAAGAGATTCTCAGGGGACGCTTCCCCGAAGGCAGTACCATTCTGGTTACCCTGGCCGAGGACAAGCATGGCTTCGAATTCTCGAATACGACAGACGATGGAAGCGGCAATTCTCCGGCGGAAGAGACATCCATTGTCGACGAAAGCGATGACAAGAGTGATGATTCCACCGAATAA
- the apaG gene encoding Co2+/Mg2+ efflux protein ApaG, translating into MLAYTKTTEGVTVTVQSYFLEERSDVMKRNFFFVYFITLENHSDQPVKLLRRHWNIHDSDAPDYEVEGEGVVGEQPQIKPGGTYHYNSFCVLKSFAGAMEGTYSMQREDGSSFEVNIPRFHLKARLN; encoded by the coding sequence ATGCTTGCCTATACAAAAACCACCGAGGGCGTGACCGTCACCGTCCAGAGCTATTTTCTTGAGGAACGGTCCGATGTGATGAAGCGGAATTTCTTCTTTGTCTACTTCATTACGCTTGAAAACCATTCAGACCAGCCGGTAAAGCTGCTCAGGCGGCACTGGAACATTCACGATTCAGACGCGCCGGATTATGAGGTAGAGGGCGAGGGTGTCGTGGGCGAGCAGCCGCAGATCAAGCCCGGCGGCACGTATCATTACAACAGTTTTTGCGTGCTGAAATCGTTCGCCGGCGCTATGGAGGGGACATATTCCATGCAGCGGGAAGATGGCAGCAGCTTTGAGGTGAATATCCCGCGTTTTCATCTGAAAGCACGGCTGAATTGA